In the genome of Hymenobacter taeanensis, one region contains:
- the tgt gene encoding tRNA guanosine(34) transglycosylase Tgt, producing MTFDLVTQDPHTKARAGVVHTDHGAIETPIFMPVGTAGTVKAVQQRDLKDDIQAQIILGNTYHLYLRPGLEVLSKAGGLHKFNGWDRPILTDSGGYQVYSLSGTRKIKEEGVKFRSHIDGSQHLFSPEGVMDIQRTIGADIIMAFDECTPWPCEYDYAARSLDMTHRWLKRCIQRFDSTEGHYGYSQTLFPIVQGSTFKDLRVKSAEFIAEQGREGNAIGGLSVGEPAEMMYEMTEIVCDILPQDKPRYLMGVGTPANILENIALGVDMFDCVMPTRNARNGMLFTTQGIMNVTNKKWAEDFEPIDAELGGYVSTFYSRAYVRHLFQSKEMLGPQIASIHNLSFYLWLVKQARQQILAGTFREWKEKMVKQVMTRL from the coding sequence ATGACCTTCGATTTAGTAACTCAGGACCCACATACCAAAGCTCGCGCTGGCGTGGTGCACACCGACCACGGCGCCATTGAAACCCCGATTTTTATGCCCGTAGGCACGGCGGGCACCGTGAAGGCCGTGCAGCAGCGCGACCTCAAGGACGATATTCAGGCCCAGATTATCCTCGGCAATACCTACCACCTCTACTTGCGCCCCGGCCTGGAGGTGCTGAGCAAGGCGGGTGGCCTACATAAGTTCAACGGCTGGGACCGACCCATTCTCACCGACTCGGGCGGGTACCAGGTGTACTCGCTGAGTGGCACGCGCAAGATCAAGGAGGAGGGCGTGAAGTTTCGCTCCCACATTGACGGTTCGCAGCACCTGTTTTCGCCGGAGGGTGTGATGGACATCCAGCGCACCATCGGGGCCGATATTATCATGGCCTTCGACGAGTGCACGCCCTGGCCCTGCGAGTACGACTACGCTGCCCGCTCCCTTGACATGACGCACCGCTGGCTTAAGCGCTGCATCCAGCGCTTCGACAGCACCGAGGGCCACTACGGCTATTCGCAAACCCTCTTCCCCATCGTGCAAGGCTCCACGTTCAAAGACCTGCGCGTAAAGTCGGCGGAGTTTATTGCCGAGCAGGGCCGCGAGGGCAACGCCATTGGGGGCCTAAGCGTGGGCGAGCCTGCCGAGATGATGTACGAGATGACGGAAATCGTCTGCGACATTCTGCCTCAAGACAAGCCGCGCTACCTGATGGGCGTGGGCACGCCGGCCAACATCCTCGAAAATATTGCGCTGGGCGTAGACATGTTTGATTGCGTGATGCCCACCCGTAATGCCCGCAACGGCATGCTGTTTACTACCCAGGGCATCATGAACGTCACCAATAAGAAGTGGGCCGAGGATTTTGAGCCGATTGATGCCGAGCTGGGCGGCTACGTGAGCACCTTCTACTCGCGTGCTTACGTGCGCCACCTGTTCCAGAGCAAGGAGATGCTAGGGCCGCAAATTGCCTCTATTCACAACCTGAGCTTCTACCTGTGGCTGGTGAAACAAGCCCGGCAGCAAATCCTGGCCGGCACCTTCCGCGAATGGAAAGAGAAGATGGTGAAACAGGTAATGACCCGATTGTAG
- a CDS encoding glycosyltransferase, with protein MSFYVSPALGLLLLSVAVQLYYLAYYFLPFARRAPEPTEGPTPEPVSVLVCAHNELENLRRLLPLILQQDYPAGFEIILVDDRSEDDTFLYVQQLTQYYPHVRMVTVKNTPDGLSPKKYALTLGIKTARYPRMLFTDADCIPATNQWLNYMQRGFGRPADMVVGYSAYAPEPGFLNKLIRFETFLTGAQYLSFAWRGFPYMGVGRNLAYTRQVFHSTKGFASHIRSLGGDDDLLVQDAVAQGARVAVVAEPGAHTLSEPVQTWGAWWRQKRRHLSAGRRYKLSDRLRVGIFMGANLVFYGTAIGLLFSPPNWVYLAIVWLIRTGCLSAVYARLGRRLDDRLPLAWLPILDAVYFFYYLALGISLFLYRTLRWK; from the coding sequence TTGTCTTTTTACGTTTCTCCGGCCCTGGGCCTGTTGCTGCTGAGTGTAGCAGTGCAGCTCTACTACCTGGCCTACTACTTTCTGCCCTTTGCCCGCCGGGCACCCGAGCCCACCGAAGGCCCAACTCCGGAGCCCGTATCGGTGCTGGTGTGTGCCCACAATGAGCTTGAAAACCTGCGCCGGCTATTACCGCTAATCTTGCAGCAGGACTACCCCGCCGGCTTCGAGATTATTCTGGTAGATGACCGGTCCGAGGATGACACATTTCTGTACGTGCAGCAGCTCACGCAGTACTATCCGCACGTCCGGATGGTTACTGTCAAGAACACGCCTGACGGTTTGTCACCAAAAAAATACGCTCTTACGCTCGGAATAAAAACGGCTCGTTACCCGCGCATGCTGTTCACCGACGCCGACTGTATTCCGGCCACTAACCAGTGGCTCAACTATATGCAGCGCGGCTTTGGGCGCCCGGCTGACATGGTAGTGGGTTACTCCGCCTACGCCCCCGAACCGGGGTTTTTAAATAAGCTGATTCGGTTTGAAACCTTCCTGACAGGGGCACAGTATTTGTCTTTCGCATGGCGTGGCTTTCCCTATATGGGAGTCGGGCGCAACCTTGCCTACACGCGTCAGGTCTTTCATTCTACCAAAGGCTTTGCCTCCCATATCCGCAGCCTCGGCGGCGACGACGACCTGCTGGTGCAGGATGCCGTGGCGCAGGGCGCGCGGGTAGCAGTGGTAGCTGAACCGGGGGCTCACACCCTCAGTGAGCCGGTGCAAACGTGGGGTGCATGGTGGCGGCAAAAGCGCCGGCATCTCTCCGCGGGGCGCCGGTATAAACTCTCTGACCGCCTCCGGGTTGGAATATTTATGGGAGCCAACCTGGTTTTCTATGGCACGGCAATCGGCCTGCTGTTTTCCCCGCCCAATTGGGTATATTTGGCTATAGTCTGGCTTATACGTACCGGGTGTCTCTCGGCGGTGTACGCCCGGCTTGGCCGCCGGCTCGATGACCGGCTGCCGCTGGCGTGGCTGCCGATTCTCGATGCTGTCTATTTTTTTTATTATCTCGCTCTGGGAATCTCGCTGTTCCTCTACCGCACTCTCCGATGGAAGTAA
- a CDS encoding RNA polymerase sigma factor gives MEVNNQEKQFSTKAKHDFKLIRAAVEQGDEKAYAELMQIYKKPVYHVVLKMVRNPDDAEDLTIEAFAKAFKNLHKFNPEFAFSTWLFRIATNNCIDFIRKNKIKTMSIDSAIKIDNGDEITIDFRDQNLNPQESAIKNQKIEIMQHVVSRLPEKYQRLVTLRYFDELSYEEIAQELKAPLGTVKAQLHRARELLYDMVKNKKEII, from the coding sequence ATGGAAGTAAACAATCAGGAAAAACAGTTCTCCACTAAAGCAAAGCATGATTTTAAGCTGATTCGCGCAGCTGTTGAGCAAGGTGATGAAAAGGCCTATGCTGAGCTGATGCAGATTTATAAGAAGCCGGTGTATCATGTGGTGCTCAAGATGGTGCGCAACCCCGATGATGCCGAGGACCTAACGATTGAAGCATTCGCCAAGGCGTTTAAAAACCTGCATAAATTCAACCCGGAGTTTGCCTTCAGCACCTGGCTGTTCCGCATTGCTACCAACAACTGCATCGACTTTATTCGCAAGAATAAAATCAAGACGATGTCAATTGACTCCGCTATCAAGATTGATAACGGCGACGAAATCACCATTGATTTCCGCGACCAGAATCTGAACCCGCAGGAGTCAGCCATCAAGAACCAGAAGATCGAAATCATGCAGCACGTGGTATCACGGCTGCCCGAGAAATACCAGCGCCTTGTTACCCTGCGCTACTTCGATGAACTGAGCTACGAAGAAATTGCCCAGGAGCTTAAAGCTCCCCTTGGCACCGTGAAAGCGCAACTGCACCGCGCCCGTGAGTTGCTCTATGACATGGTGAAGAACAAAAAAGAAATCATCTAG
- the rsmG gene encoding 16S rRNA (guanine(527)-N(7))-methyltransferase RsmG produces MDIINHYFPDLTDQQRRLFRQLETEFRGWNERLNLVARTDVDNLAERHFLHSLGIAKVVEFPAGASVLDVGTGGGLPGLPLAILFPEVKFHLVDSIGKKIHAVQEMARDLGLSNVTAEQIRAEQLRTKYDYVVSRAVARLATFHTWIAHRYKPNGHANSGLYYLKGGDLAEEIEESGLKATIHDLKDFYQEEFFETKKVVYVPASSAKQR; encoded by the coding sequence ATGGATATTATCAACCACTACTTCCCTGACCTTACTGACCAGCAGCGCCGGTTATTCCGGCAGCTCGAAACAGAGTTTCGCGGCTGGAATGAGCGCCTCAATTTGGTTGCCCGCACTGATGTAGACAATCTTGCCGAGCGGCATTTCCTGCACTCATTGGGCATTGCGAAAGTGGTGGAGTTTCCGGCGGGCGCGTCGGTGCTGGATGTGGGCACGGGAGGTGGCCTACCGGGCCTGCCGCTGGCTATCCTGTTTCCGGAGGTGAAGTTCCACCTCGTGGACAGCATTGGCAAGAAAATTCACGCCGTGCAGGAAATGGCCCGCGACCTAGGCCTCTCTAACGTTACGGCCGAGCAGATCAGGGCCGAGCAGCTACGTACCAAATACGACTATGTGGTAAGCCGCGCAGTGGCCCGCTTGGCTACTTTCCATACCTGGATTGCTCACCGCTATAAGCCCAACGGCCACGCCAACAGCGGCCTATATTACCTGAAAGGCGGCGACCTGGCCGAAGAAATCGAAGAATCGGGCCTGAAAGCCACTATCCATGACCTTAAGGATTTCTACCAGGAAGAATTCTTTGAGACGAAGAAGGTGGTGTACGTACCCGCCAGCTCGGCTAAGCAGCGCTAG